A part of Lacinutrix sp. 5H-3-7-4 genomic DNA contains:
- a CDS encoding ligase-associated DNA damage response exonuclease, with translation MKFIKFTKKGIYCVPGKFYLDPWYPVKHAIISHGHADHARKGNKHYLCQNDSKAILKHRLGLDIAIESLAYNEPKTINGVKVSFHPAGHVIGSAQIRLEFKGFVVVFTGDYKTQPDFISAPFESVKCHEFITESTFGLPIYKWLPEEKIQKNIHNWVLKNQSVNRTSVFIGYSLGKAQRLMKLLEGLDTIHVHSAIHNLNNAIENSGIALPKTELLKYDFDKKAIQNKIVILPPALLGSKLLKKIPNAATALCSGWMQIRGNRRWQAVDAGFPVSDHADWDGLLSAVKASEAEKVYVTHGSQATFSKYLNEIGIASEEVITEYGEEELASQDKENQTKASSI, from the coding sequence TTGAAATTTATAAAATTTACTAAAAAAGGTATTTATTGTGTTCCAGGTAAATTCTATTTAGATCCTTGGTATCCTGTAAAACACGCTATAATATCTCATGGTCATGCAGATCATGCTCGAAAAGGCAATAAACATTATTTATGTCAAAACGATTCTAAAGCCATTTTAAAACATAGGTTAGGCTTAGATATAGCTATTGAAAGTTTAGCTTATAACGAACCTAAAACAATTAATGGTGTAAAAGTTAGTTTTCATCCTGCAGGTCATGTAATAGGTTCTGCACAAATTAGATTAGAATTTAAAGGTTTTGTAGTAGTTTTTACTGGAGATTATAAAACTCAACCAGATTTTATAAGTGCGCCTTTTGAGAGTGTTAAATGTCACGAATTTATTACCGAAAGTACTTTTGGTTTACCTATATATAAATGGTTGCCAGAGGAAAAGATCCAAAAAAATATTCATAATTGGGTTTTAAAAAATCAGTCAGTAAATAGAACAAGTGTTTTTATAGGTTATTCTTTGGGTAAAGCTCAACGCTTAATGAAACTTTTAGAGGGTTTAGATACAATTCATGTACATTCTGCTATACATAACTTAAATAATGCAATAGAAAACTCAGGAATAGCTTTACCAAAAACAGAATTATTAAAATATGATTTTGATAAAAAGGCGATTCAAAATAAAATAGTAATCCTTCCGCCAGCATTATTAGGTTCTAAACTATTAAAAAAAATACCAAATGCAGCAACTGCATTATGCTCTGGTTGGATGCAAATTAGAGGTAATAGACGATGGCAAGCTGTTGACGCAGGTTTTCCTGTAAGTGATCATGCAGATTGGGATGGTTTATTGTCTGCTGTCAAAGCTTCAGAAGCAGAAAAGGTATATGTAACACATGGATCTCAAGCTACTTTTTCAAAATATTTAAATGAAATTGGTATCGCTTCAGAAGAAGTTATAACAGAATATGGTGAAGAAGAATTAGCATCACAAGATAAAGAAAACCAAACTAAAGCCAGTAGTATATAA